The DNA sequence ACCGCTGATGCCCGACGCCAGGTCGGAGCACAGGAAGGCGCCGGCGTTGCCGACTTCTTCGATGGTGACGTTGCGGCGCAGCGGGGTTTGCGCTTCGTTGGCGGCCAGCATCTTGCGGAAGTTCTTGATGCCCGAAGCGGCCAGGGTGCGGATCGGGCCGGCCGATACGCAGTTGACGCGGGTGCCGTCCGGGCCCAGGGAGCCGGCCAGGTAACGTACGCCGGCTTCCAGCGAAGCCTTGGCCATGCCCATCACGTTGTAGTTCGGCATGGTGCGCTCGGCGCCCAGGTACGACAGGGTCAGCAGGCTGCCGTTGCGGCCTTTCATCATTTCGCGACCGGCTTTGGCCAGGGCCACGAAGCTGTAGGCGCTGATGTCGTGAGCGATGCGGAAACCGTCACGGGTGGTGGCTTCGGTGAAGTCGCCGTCCAGTTGGTCGCCCGGGGCGAAGCCGACGGAGTGCACGATGCAGTCCAGGCCGTCCCACTTCTTGCTC is a window from the Pseudomonas gozinkensis genome containing:
- the fabI gene encoding enoyl-ACP reductase FabI, translated to MGFLAGKRVLIVGVASKLSIASGIAAAMHREGAELAFTYQNDKLKGRVEEFAQGWGSSPELCFPCDVASDEEIAKVFEELSKKWDGLDCIVHSVGFAPGDQLDGDFTEATTRDGFRIAHDISAYSFVALAKAGREMMKGRNGSLLTLSYLGAERTMPNYNVMGMAKASLEAGVRYLAGSLGPDGTRVNCVSAGPIRTLAASGIKNFRKMLAANEAQTPLRRNVTIEEVGNAGAFLCSDLASGISGEIMYVDGGFNTTAMGNIEE